In the genome of Ictalurus furcatus strain D&B chromosome 13, Billie_1.0, whole genome shotgun sequence, one region contains:
- the scn4aa gene encoding sodium channel protein type 4 subunit alpha A gives MAKMVPTTVTDVFRRFTPESLAEIEKLIEEQKIRKEVEDVEPEREPAAPRSDLEAGKSLPMIYGDPPEELLNTPLEDIDPFYKAQKTFIIITKGNTIYRFNAEPSCYIISPFNLMRRAAIRILIHKLFSMFIMLTILSNCVFMTMSNPPAWSKTVEYVFTGIYTFEATIKVVSRGFCIGSFTFLRDPWNWLDFMVISMAYITEFVDLGNVSALRTFRVLRALKTITVIPGLKTIVGALIQSVKKMVDVMILTNFALAVFALIGLQLFMGNLRHKCIRWPISNSTMDDYNSTLTYNTTFINNTFDFTAYIENEENQYFLDGSLDALLCGNSSDAGKCPEGYTCMKAGRNPNYGYTSYDTFGWAFLALFRLMTQDYWENLFQLTLRAAGKTYMLFFVVVIFLGSFYLINLILAVVAMAYDEQNQATIAEAREKEEEFQRLLEQLNEQEQQLETGSKASLASQTTQSRGSEMADDGDDVIKDCNGRIIPHLVIHRAPTVVEIAPDDDQKADNKSVGSKHSRMYLEHPGLSGRTASAMSVHSTCREELEEAQRPCPPGWYKFADIFLKWDCCAPWIIFKKWVHFVVMDPFVDLGITICIVLNTLFMAMEHYPMSSSFEHVLSVGNLVFTGIFTAEMVFKLIALDPFYYFQVGWNIFDSIIVTLSLVELGLANVQGLSVLRSFRLLRVFKLAKSWPTLNMLIKIIGNSVGALGNLTLVLAIVVFIFAVVGMQLFGKSYKDCVCKIAEDCELPRWHMNDFFHSFLIVFRILCGEWIETMWDCMEVAGAGMCLVVFLMVMVIGNLVVLNLFLALLLSSFSGDNLSAGDEDGEMNNLQIAIGRITRGIDWVKSFIIGLVQQILCRKPPEGDTGGTECDDTDKKESFSLNHLDEGKMADKLTNCLEALTLNVPIAKAESDVEDEESDDLSEEANANKKGVLSDEDSSMCSTVDYRPPESPTEEEEEEEPDPVEPEACFTENCVRRCPCLNLDITQGRGKSWWNLRRTCYTIVEHDYFETFIIFMILLSSGALAFDDIYIERRRVIKIILEYADQVFTYIFVIEMLLKWVAYGFKTYFTNAWCWLDFFIVDVSLISLTANLLGYSELGPIKSLRTLRALRPLRALSRFEGMRVVVNALLGAIPSIMNVLLVCLIFWLIFSIMGVNLFAGKYYRCINTTTEELLPIEQVNNMSDCIALMHTNEARWVNVKVNFDNVGLGYLSLLQVATFKGWMDIMYAAVDSREVEEQPSYEINIYMYLYFVIFIIFGSFFTLNLFIGVIIDNFNQQKQKFGGEDLFMTEEQKKYYNAMKKLGSKKPVKPIPRPANMIQGIVFDFISQQFFDIFIMVLICLNMVTMMIETDDQSAEKEYVLYQINLIFIVVFTGECILKMFALRQYFFTVGWNVFDFIVVILSIAGLMLSDIIEKYFVSPTLFRVIRLARIGRVLRLIKGAKGIRTLLFALMMSLPALFNIGLLLFLIMFIFSIFGMSNFAYVKKEAGVDDIFNFETFGNSILCLFEITTSAGWDGLLIPMLNSGPPDCDPDIENPGTDVKGNCGNPGMGIMFFCSYIIMCFLVVVNMYIAIILENFNVAQEESSELLCEDDFEMFNETWERFDTEGTQFLDYDQVFDFVDALQEPLRIHKPNRITLVNMDLPVVIGDKIHCLDIMLAVTQHVLGDTIEMAAMRESMEAKFKMNNPSPEFFEPIITTLRRKEEERAAILIQHSYRKHLLKRSIRHASFMHRSKKRKVRWQEDDKPPETEGLIARKMNALYGSNAELAMALELKSKPMPVKPTSSGLTVPLTYQRSQGRQRIVPVEVTKDVVLRSAPTTMRNSSSSEPAAAKESII, from the exons ATGGCGAAGATGGTCCCTACCACAGTCACCGACGTGTTCCGTCGCTTCACTCCAGAATCACTGGCAGAGATTGAGAAGCTCATTGAGGAGCAGAAAATTAGGAAGGAAGTAGAGGATGTGGAGCCAGAGAGGGAGCCGGCAGCACCTCGGAGTGACCTGGAGGCAGGGAAGTCCCTGCCCATGATCTACGGAGATCCACCAGAGGAGCTGCTCAACACACCTCTAGAAGACATAGACCCCTTCTACAAAGCACAAAAA ACATTTATTATAATCACCAAAGGCAACACAATCTACAGGTTTAATGCAGAACCATCCTGTTACATTATCAGCCCATTTAACCTCATGAGAAGAGCAGCTATTAGAATTCTCATACA TAAGTTATTTAGCATGTTCATCATGCTTACTATTCTCTCCAACTGTGTATTCATGACGATGAGCAACCCTCCTGCCTGGAGCAAAACTGTGGA GTATGTCTTTACTGGTATATATACCTTTGAGGCAACAATTAAAGTGGTGTCACGAGGCTTCTGTATCGGATCTTTTACATTCCTTCGTGATCCATGGAATTGGCTAGATTTCATGGTGATCAGCATGGC GTACATCACCGAGTTTGTTGACCTCGGAAATGTGTCAGCGCTTAGGACGTTTCGTGTGCTCAGAGCGCTTAAAACAATCACTGTTATTCCTG gctTGAAAACTATTGTTGGAGCTCTGATCCAGTCTGTTAAGAAGATGGTGGATGTGATGATTCTGACCAACTTTGCCCTGGCTGTGTTTGCCCTCATTGGCCTCCAGCTATTCATGGGGAACCTGCGCCACAAGTGTATACGCTGGCCCATTTCAAACAGCACTATGGATGACTACAACTCCACCCTGACCTACAACACCACCTTCATCAACAACACTTTTGACTTCACTGCCTACATTGAAAATGAAG aAAACCAGTACTTTCTGGACGGTAGCTTAGATGCTTTACTATGTGGGAACAGTTCTGATGCTGG AAAGTGCCCAGAAGGATACACATGCATGAAGGCTGGAAGGAACCCGAATTACGGCTACACCAGTTATGACACTTTCGGCTGGGCTTTCCTTGCTCTCTTTAGGCTTATGACTCAGGACTACTGGGAGAACCTCTTTCAGCTG ACTCTCCGTGCAGCTGGGAAAACctacatgcttttttttgtggtggtCATATTTCTGGGATCATTCTACCTCATCAACCTAATCCTAGCTGTAGTTGCCATGGCGTATGATGAGCAGAACCAGGCCACAATTGCTGAGGCCcgagaaaaagaggaagaattTCAGAGACTGCTGGAGCAGCTCAATGAGCAAGAGCAACAG TTGGAAACTGGAAGCAAGGCATCATTGGCCAGTCAGACAACTCAGAGCAGAGGGTCAGAAATGGCAGATGATGGGGATGATGTAATAAAGGACTGTAATGGTAGGATTATTCCCCATCTGGTCATCCATAGAGCCCCAACTGTGGTAGAG ATAGCACCAGACGATGACCAAAAGGCTGACAATAAGTCAGTGGGCTCCAAACATAGCAGGATGTACCTGGAACATCCTGGGCTCTCTGGGAGAACAGCCAGTGCCATGAGTGTTCACAGCACATGTAGGGAAG AGTTGGAGGAGGCGCAAAGGCCTTGTCCTCCAGGCTGGTATAAGTTTGCTGACATATTTTTGAAGTGGGACTGCTGTGCACCCTGGATAATCTTCAAGAAGTGGGTCCATTTTGTAGTGATGGATCCCTTTGTGGACCTGGGCATCACGATTTGTATCGTGCTCAATACACTTTTCATGGCAATGGAGCACTATCCCATGAGTTCGAGCTTTGAACACGTGCTCAGTGTTGGCAACTTG GTGTTCACTGGTATTTTCACGGCTGAAATGGTGTTCAAGCTCATTGCCTTGGACCCCTTCTACTACTTCCAGGTGGGCTGGAACATATTTGACAGCATCATCGTCACTCTTAGCCTGGTGGAGTTAGGCCTGGCCAATGTGCAGGGTCTGTCTGTACTCAGATCCTTTCGTTTG CTGCGAGTCTTTAAGCTGGCTAAATCCTGGCCCACGCTCAACATGCTGATCAAAATCATTGGAAACTCTGTGGGTGCTCTGGGGAACCTGACTCTGGTGCTGGCCATCGTTGTCTTCATCTTCGCCGTCGTAGGCATGCAACTTTTTGGCAAGAGCTACAAGGACTGCGTGTGTAAGATCGCAGAGGACTGCGAACTTCCCCGCTGGCACATGAACGATTTTTTCCATTCGTTCCTCATTGTCTTCCGCATCCTATGTGGTGAATGGATTGAAACCATGTGGGACTGCATGGAGGTGGCTGGAGCAGGCATGTGCCTTGTGGTTTTCCTTATGGTCATGGTCATAGGAAACCTGGTG GTGCTGAACCTGTTCCTTGCCCTGTTGCTCAGCTCATTCAGCGGGGACAATCTCTCAGCAGgtgatgaagatggtgagatGAACAATCTCCAGATTGCCATCGGCCGCATCACCAGGGGCATTGACTGGGTCAAATCCTTCATCATTGGACTTGTACAGCAGATACTTTGCAGGAAGCCTCCTGAGGGTGACACAGGAGGAACAGAATGTGATGATACAGACAAAAAGGAAAGTTTTTCATTAAACCACCTTGATGAAGGGAAGATGGCAGATAAGTTGACCAACTGTCTGGAGGCTCTGACCCTGAATGTACCAATTGCCAAAGCTGAGTCTGATGTTGAAGATGAGGAGTCAGATGATTTATCAGAAGAAGCGAATGCAAACAAAAAG GGTGTTCTCAGTGATGAAGACTCTTCAATGTGTAGCACAGTGGACTATAGACCTCCAGAATCCCCaactgaggaagaggaggaagaggaaccAGACCCTGTTGAGCCAGAAGCCTGTTTTACTGAAA ACTGTGTGAGACGATGTCCATGTCTGAATTTGGACATCACTCAGGGAAGGGGAAAGAGTTGGTGGAATCTGCGCAGAACTTGCTACACCATAGTGGAGCATGATTACTTTGAaaccttcatcatcttcatgatTCTCCTCAGTAGTGGTGCACTG gcCTTTGACGACATTTACATTGAGCGTCGCAGGGTGATTAAGATTATCTTGGAATATGCAGACCAAGTCTTcacatatatttttgtcatagaGATGTTACTGAAATGGGTTGCGTATGGCTTCAAGACATACTTCACCAATGCCTGGTGCTGGCTGGACTTTTTCATCGTTGAT gTGTCACTTATCAGTTTAACGGCAAATCTGTTGGGTTATTCAGAGCTGGGACCAATAAAATCTCTCAGAACTCTTAGGGCGCTTCGACCTTTACGTGCCCTGTCCAGATTTGAAGGAATGAGG GTGGTAGTGAACGCATTGCTGGGTGCCATTCCTTCCATCATGAATGTACTCCTGGTGTGTCTAATATTCTGGCTGATCTTCAGTATTATGGGGGTCAACCTGTTTGCTGGGAAATACTACCGCTGCATTAATACCACCACAGAAGAACTTTTACCCATAGAGCAAGTGAACAACATGAGTGATTGCATAGCGCTAATGCACACTAATGAAGCACGCTGGGTCAATGTCAAGGTCAACTTTGACAATGTGGGCTTGGGTTACCTTTCCCTGCTACAAGTG GCTACATTTAAAGGCTGGATGGACATTATGTATGCTGCAGTGGATTCCAGAGAG GTGGAAGAACAGCCATCATATGAGATTAACATATATATGTATCTGTATTttgtcatcttcatcatctttggCTCCTTCTTCACCCTCAACCTCTTCATTGGTGTCATCATTGACAACTTTAATCAGCAAAAGCAAAAG TTTGGTGGGGAAGATCTCTTCATGACAGAGGAGCAGAAAAAGTACTACAATGCCATGAAAAAGCTGGGTTCCAAGAAGCCTGTCAAACCCATACCTCGCCCTGCG AATATGATCCAGGGCATAGTGTTTGACTTCATCTCTCAGCAGTTCTTTGACATTTTCATCATGGTGCTCATTTGCCTCAACATGGTTACCATGATGATTGAGACAGATGACCAAAGTGCAGAGAAAGAATATGTTCTCTATCAGATCAACTTAATCTTCATTGTTGTCTTCACTGGGGAGTGCATCCTCAAAATGTTTGCACTGAGACAATACTTTTTCACTGTGGGATGGAATGTGTTTGATTTCATCGTTGTCATCCTTTCTATAGCTG GACTTATGCTGTCAGACATAATTGAGAAGTACTTTGTGTCCCCCACCCTGTTCCGCGTCATCCGCCTGGCTAGAATAGGCCGTGTGCTGCGGCTTATCAAAGGAGCAAAGGGCATCAGGACACTTTTATTTGCTctgatgatgtcacttcctGCCCTGTTCAACATCGGCTTGCTTCTCTTCCTTATCATGTTCATCTTTTCCATTTTTGGCATGTCTAACTTCGCCTATGTGAAAAAGGAGGCTGGTGTTGATGACATTTTTAACTTTGAGACCTTTGGGAATAGCATCCTCTGCTTATTTGAGATCACGACTTCAGCTGGTTGGGACGGGCTACTGATCCCAATGCTAAACAGCGGTCCTCCTGACTGTGACCCTGACATTGAAAACCCTGGAACAGATGTGAAAGGCAACTGTGGCAACCCAGGCATGGGCATAATGTTCTTCTGCAGTTACATTATCATGTGTTTCTTAGTGGTGGTGAACATGTATATTGCTATCATTCTGGAGAACTTCAATGTTGCCCAGGAGGAGAGCAGTGAGCTGCTATGTGAAGATGACTTTGAGATGTTTAATGAGACTTGGGAGAGGTTTGACACAGAAGGCACGCAATTTTTGGACTATGACCAGGTGTTTGACTTTGTTGATGCGCTGCAAGAACCCTTGCGTATTCACAAACCTAACAGAATCACACTGGTCAATATGGATCTGCCGGTCGTAATAGGAGACAAAATCCACTGTCTAGATATTATGCTGGCTGTCACCCAACATGTGCTGGGAGACACTATTGAGATGGCAGCCATGAGGGAGAGTATGGAGGCAAAGTTCAAGATGAACAACCCAAGTCCTGAATTCTTTGAGCCCATCATCACCACTCTGaggagaaaggaggaggagCGGGCAGCCATTCTGATCCAACATTCATACCGCAAACATCTCCTCAAACGCTCTATCCGCCATGCCTCCTTCATGCATCGctccaagaaaagaaaagtgaggTGGCAGGAGGATGACAAACCCCCAGAAACAGAGGGTTTGATAGCACGCAAGATGAATGCTCTCTATGGCAGCAATGCAGAGCTGGCTATGGCTCTGGAGCTTAAGTCTAAGCCTATGCCAGTCAAACCCACTTCATCTGGTCTCACAGTGCCATTAACCTACCAACGTTCCCAAGGCCGACAGAGAATAGTGCCAGTAGAAGTCACAAAGGATGTAGTTCTCCGTTCTGCACCCACAA
- the LOC128616784 gene encoding uncharacterized protein LOC128616784, with product MFVDYVLDHVVDLSACLSSNKTLVLNCDCIRLLFRSVTSRDRIFRRTMDAARGRERSRATMRVAGQYRLGETLGLLAAFFFSVQFPQRYDVELPQIPAGLGSYPLEFLFSCQEYFSSLAYPKPSKRQWIGFMVSRFCGPARDWAEQLVSAGSPALHDVSQFSELFMEEFSQPGQLRGLDLLGWRVNGQPQADPPFNLYYEGIDRAASTKPLKPPVSEVQVKSPVSEVQVKSPVPEIQVKSQVPEVQVKSPVSDIQVKSQVPELQVKSPVSDIQVKSQVPEVQVKSQVPDVTPKSTDTADHVLLKPKSTDPVAQVQPTPESADLVAQVQLTPESADPVAQVQLTPESADTHSQVLLTPESADTHSQVLLTPESADTHSQVLLTPESTDTATQDPPLPKVHLVTSEP from the exons atgtttgtggattacgttttggatcacgttgtggatttgtctgcctgtctctcttccaATAAAACTCTCGTTCTaaactgcgattgcatccgcCTTCTCTTCCGCTCCGTCACGAGtcgtgacagaatattccgccgcaccatggatgcagcacgaggACGAGAGAGAAGTCGCGCCACAATGAGAGTAGCAGGACAATACCGTCTCGGGGAAacgctcggattactggccgcattttttttttccgtacaGTTCCCTCAAAGGTACGACGTCGAGCTTCCGCAAATTccagcgggattggggagctacccgctggagtttCTGTTTAGCTGCCAGGAGTATTTCAGCAGCCTGGCATATCCCAAGCCTTctaagagacagtggatcgggttcatggtgtccaggttttgcggtccggcccgtgactgggcggagcagctggtgagtgcTGGGTCGCCAGCCCTCCATGATGTCTCACAATTTTCAGAACTGTTTATGGAGGAATTTTCACAGCCCGGACAACTTCGTGGTcttgatttactggggtggagagtcaatggacagccccaggcGGACCCGccattcaacctctattatgaggggattgacagggcagcctccaccAAGCCgctcaagcctccagtctctgaagtccaagtcaagtcaccagtctctgaagtccaagtcaagtctccagtccctgaaatccaagtcaagtctcaagtccctgaggtccaagtcaagtctccagtctctgacatccaagtcaaatctcaagtccctgagctccaagtcaagtctccagtctctgacatccaagtcaaatctcaagtccctgaggtccaa gtcaagtctcaagttcctgatgtcacacccaagtctactgatacggccgaccacgttctgctcaagcccaagtctaccgacccggtcgcccaagttcagcccacgcctgagtctgccgacctggtcgcccaagttcagctcacgcccgagtctgccgacccggtcgcccaagttcagctcacgcccgagtctgccgacacgcacagccaagttctgctcacgcccgagtctgctgacacgcacagccaagttctgctcacgcccgagtctgctgacacgcacagccaagttctgctcacgcccgagtctaccgacacggccacCCAAGATCCACCcctgcccaaggttcacctggtgacctcagagccttag